The nucleotide sequence TATAAATATCCTCATGATTTCGGCGGATTTGTGCCATTCTCCTATTTTCCCGACGATCTCTCTGACAATCCTCCTCAATTCTATAAACCGACTAAAAACGGAATGGAAGGAAAGATCAGGGAACATCTTGCCTCTATCTGGAAACAAATTTCTAGCAAAAAGTACGAGTAAGCCACTCTTATAATTTCTACGAAGAAAAATTTGGGCGGCTCCTTCGCTCCGCTCAGGCCGTGCTGCTACGGGTTCGCGCATAAGCGCTCATCCGGACAAGCCCGGACTAAAGCCCTGCGCATCACTGCCGCGGTTTGTCTCGCAAAGCCGCAAAGTGGAGAAGAAATAGCTTGTAGGAGTTCCGACAGGAAATGAAGATCGCCCCCACCCCTTCGCAGCGACCATAGGAGCGAGAAGCCGACCGCGTATGCGAGTCGGTGATCGATAGATCAAACGAGTGGGCCACTTCGGGTACTCGCACAGTAGAATCGAAAGCATTTTTTTAAAACCGCCCCCACCCTGCATTGGGATTGGGGGGAGTGGCCCGTGGGAGCGCGCATTCTCGCATATCACAAAATCCTAGCTCCGTCAACCAAATCCTTCTCTTACAATCCGTGTAGGAGTTCCAACATCGCGGCCCCTCCGTGTCTCTGGATTTTCGTAAAATAACTTAATAAAAATGTTGCGTAGTTAAATAGCTACATTTATATTTGTAGTTAAGTGGCTACATAATGAATTTAAGAAGGGACGTATTCCAAGCAATCGCAGACCCCACTAGGCGTGCAATACTCCTGATGGTGGCCTCTCAGGCGATGACTGCAGGGGCGATCGCATCCAATTTCGATACTGCCAGGCCCACTGTTTCTAAACATTTACAAATTCTCACAGAGTGTGAATTGTTAAATCAAGAACAGAACGGTAGGGAAATTTATTATCAATTGAATCTGAATAAGATGAAAGAAATTGCCGACTTTATAGAACCGTTCCGTAAAATGTGGGACGACCGGTTCGATAAACTGGAATCCGTAATGAAAAAATACAGATCAAGAAAATAGGATATGGAAAAAAAAACCAAAATTGACGCAGAGGACGGCAAACAAGAATTGCTGATCACCAGGGAATTCGACCTTCCCTTGGATCTACTTTTTAAGGCGCATATAGAGCCGGAGATCGTAGAGGAATGGATGGGGACCAAAGTGATCAAACTGGAAGGAAAAAAGCATGGAAGCTGGCAATATGAAACTACGGATCCTTATGGCAACAAACACGGATTTAACGGTGTTATTCATGAATTTGTCCCTAACCAAAAGATCACCCGCACTTTTGAAATGGAAAATTCTCCTTTTCCGCCTCAACTGGAGTTCTTAGAATTCGAAAAACTCGGTGAGGAAAAAAGCAAACTTACAATGCACATTGTCTTCAAGTCCGTTGCACTTAGAGACCAGCTGCTTAAGCTACCGTTTGCTCAGGGCATTAATATGGCCCATAATAGATTACAAGAAGTAGTAAATAAATTAAAATAGGATATTGGACATGAGAAACAAGGTTATATATTGGATCGCTACTGCATGGCTTTCCTTAGGAATGGTGTCTACCGGGATCGTGCAGATCATCCAAATGAAAGAAGAAGCAGATATGTTTGCACATTTAGGATATCCGGCCTATCTGATGATCATTTTGGGTGTTTGGAAATTGTTAGGTGTAATCGCTGTAATTGTCCCGAAATATCCTTTAGTCAAGGAATGGGCCTATGCGGGATTTTTCTTTACGATGTCCGGAGCAGTTTTCTCTCATTTTGCAGCCGGGGACGGGGCAAAAGAATATTTCGGACCCGTATTATTACTTGTGCTTACGATCGTTTCCTGGTATTTCCGGCCGACAGATAGGAAGATCCCTTCAGTGTGAGTGAGACTAATATGAATCCAAAGGTTGATTTCTTTTTTAATAAAGCCAAACAATGGAAGGAAGAATATGAGGCCCTGCGCAAGATCGCTCTTGCCCTAGGACTCACCGAAGAATTAAAGTGGGGTCAACCTTGTTATACATATCAAAACAATAATATAGTTTTGATACATGGATTCAAAGAATATTGTGCGTTTTTGTTTTTCAAAGGCGCGTTATTAAAGGATCCAAATGGAATTTTAGTACAACAAACTAAAAATGTGCAGTCCGCTCGCCAGATCCGATTCACTAACGTTAAGGAAATCGACAAACTTAAGACCGCTTTAAAGGCTTATATCAAAAATGCGATCGAAGTGGAAAAATCCGGCCAAAAAGTGAATTTCAAAAAAACAAAAGAGTTCGATATGCCGGAAGAATTTTTAAGTAAATTGGAAGAATCTCCCGACTTAAGATCGGCTTTTGAGTCGTTGACGCCAGGTAGGCAAAGAGGATACCTTCTTTATTTTTCTTCTGCCAAACAATCTAAAACTAGAGAGGCGAGGATTGAAAAGTATATACCTCATATTTTAAAAGGTAAGGGATTAGATGATTAAAAAGAAGGTTTCAGCAAAGAAGAAGGCGCCAACTAAAACTTCGATGAATAAATCACCTAAGTTTAAAAAGGCAGGCGCAAAGAAATCCACTGGGATGCGGAATTCAGGAAAGAAGGAGCCTATCTTACTTTCCGGAGGAAATCCTCAGATCGCAAAAGGTTATGGAGACGGCCCGGTCCAAGAGTATATCGCGGCTATGCCCGGTTGGAAAAAAGAGATTGGGCGTAAACTCGACGAACTGATAGTCAGAACAGTCCCTCATGTTAGTAAAGCGGTAAAATGGAACTCTCCACTTTACGGGATCGAAGGCCACGGATGGTTTCTCGGAGTGCATGTATTTGCCAAATACGTTAAGATAGCATTCTTCAAAGGAGCTTCATTAAAACCGATGCCTCCGGGTTCCTCCAAGGTTCCGGGAACGCGTTATTTGGATATTCGAGAAGAAGACGGAATCGACGAGGCCCAACTTTCTTCTTGGATCAAACAAGCCAGCGAACTACCCGGCGAAAAATTATAGGCAAGCAATTGGGCAAAGGTCCATTCATTCGCTTTAAAAGAAATATCTTTCTGTAATATTTTAGTCATTCACTTGTTCTAGAAAAGGAGTAAGCTAGCCAAGAACTGGAAATTTTTGACATAATACGGTAAGGGATTCGCTGTTTCGGGACGAAACTAATTAAGGGAATCGCAGGTCTTACCACCAAGACGAAAAAAGGAGGTTTCGAATGTTTCAATCCGAAAGAGAAAAAAACGAAAAAAGCCAATTCCAAGCCAAAGGGCCGATCCAAGTCAGAAAGGAGTTTGCTCGCTCGGAAACAGCGAACTTCGGCACTAAAAAGGCAGAAAGTAGAGAAGAAAAAGTTGTCCGACTGAGGCCAGACCTATACGATAAATAAATCCCCAGGCTTCAGAAGCGAAGCGACTAAAGAAGTTCCGACAACCTTTCTAAAACCCGGTCGTTCTGTTCCGGCCTTCCAATCGTAATTCTCAAGGCATTCAATCCGTAACTTTTCAGATTTCGTAATATGATCCCTTCCTTCAGCAATGTCTCGAAGGTTTGGGTGGAATCCAATTTTGCTTTGTCCAATTTGATCGTGATAAAATTCGCATAAGATTCGAAGTAAAAGAGCCCTTTCTTCTCTGCAAATTTTTCGTAACGGATCATTTCCTTTAGGTTTGCCTTCAAATAATTTTCCACGAATTCCCTGTCGCTCAACGCGGTTGCAGCCGCTAACTGAGAAAGTTGAGAAACATTGAAGGGCGGTCGTAACTTATAGAATGCTCGGATCATTTCTTCGGAAGCGATACCATATCCAATTCTCATCCCGCCTAATCCGTAAATTTTAGAAAACGTATTGGTATATAATACATTAGGGAATTTTGAAATTACATCCGCAGCTTGGATCTCTTTTTTAGGATCTCTGGTTTTTCCGAATTCCATATAAGCCGCATCCAAAACCACCATGGTTTCGGATGAAATATTTTGGAGAAAAGTATATATATCTGCCTTGTCTAAAGCGTCCCCGATCGGGTTGCAGGGAGAGCAGATGAATATGATCTTAGGAGAATGTTTTTTATACAGATCCAAAAACTGGTCCAGATCATGCAGTTCGGAATCGGTTTGGATTGTTTCGGCTCCACATTGTCCTGCATATATAGAATACATAGAGAATGTTTTGCCGTTCTGTAGGATCTTGTCCCCGGGACTCAGGACCGATCTGGTCGCAAAATCGAAAATTTGATCGCTGCCGTTCCCTTGTATTACGTTTTTTGCATCTACTCCGTGTACTTTGGCAAGAGCATCCTTGAGCGCCTTATAGGAATCGTCCGGATACAAGGGCATCTTATAAACCGCTTCTTTTATCGTCTCGGAAACCTTGGGAGATACGCCGTACGGATTCTCGTTCGAAGCGAGTTTGAGAACCTTGTCAGGCGAAATTCCGTATTCACGTACGACTAATTCAATCGGTTTGCCGGCCTCGTAAGCCGGGATCTTGTCTAAAGCGGGCAGGAATCGCATCTAATTCCAGAAAAAAACGGAGTCAGGATTCTTCCAATCGTTTTTGTTCTACTAACCTCTGGTAAAGTCCTTGGAAGTCTTTAAAAAATAGAGACTCGTTCAGCGCGTACTCCATCACCATTCTTTTAGTCTCTTCCGAACCGAGTAGGGCTCGGTCGGAAGCAAGCATTCTCGCCCCGCCATCCAATAGTAGGTCCCTAAAATAATGATTATTGAATATATTCGGAGTCTCCGTAAAAGATCCTTTGGAATGCCAACCCAATGTATGTACTCCCAACAGTAGAACCGTATCTCTCGCGGAAAATCCCATCATGGAAAAATAATTCAAGGAATCTTTTACGTCAGGACTATCTACAGGCATAAGCATTCTTCCCGCCGGATAATTGGAGTCCTGTCTTCCGGGAAGAATATGGACTTGCGGTCCCCCCGCTTTTTGAAGAGCAAGGGCACCTGAAAGAGCAACCATGTCCGCAAAAGAAGGAACATTCTTTCTCCCTTCCTCTTCCATTTCTTCTTTTAAATGGATAATCTCTTCTATTTGTTTTGCCACGCCACGATTGTTCTCATCGTTCATAATGGTTGGAAAACGTATGGAGCCTTCCAAGCCTAACCATTCTCCATCCGCAGAGAAGATAGAAGCGGCATGAAACACCATACGGAGCCAAGCTCCCACTTCAGTCGGATCAATCTTATCCCAGATCCTGTACCCGGTTTCTTGCCAAACACTTCCCTCACAATTATTCTTGGTCCCTAACACCTCGTGGACCCTATAATTTCCTGTTTTACCTTTCAGTTTCGTTTCGAAACTTCTTCCCTTTTGGATCCTATCCTTTACGGATTCATAAACTTTTTGGGAAATTAAGATCTTTGCGTCGGCTTTTTTTGTGGTTGTTTCGATCCTACTTGCGGAGTTCACTGTGTCACCTATCGCAGTGAATGACATGTTCAAAGGATGTCCTAACTTTCCTAAAATCGCCGTTCCGTAATTGATCCCGATCCCAATTTCGAATTCCGAGCCTAAATGGTTTTGCAAATAAGTATTCAAACTTTCTAATTCGGCTCTCATCTCTAATGCGGAACGGATCGCATTCAGATTGGCACGAAGAGGGTCCGGATCTTCCAACCCGAAGATCGCCATTAGCCCGTCTCCTATGTACTTATCGATGATCCCGCCGTATTTTAGGACCTTATCTCCCATTCTATAAAAGTAACGGTTGAGAATGTGGATGACGTCGTAAGGCAAATGACTTTCTGAAAAACCGGTGAAACCTCGGATATCGCTGAATAAGATAGCAACCGGTTTTTCTATGCCTGATATCAGATCCGAGAATGTGGATGCAAGGGCCTTGTCAGCTTCATCAATGACCAATCTACGAAGAACAACATCGCCGGAGGTCTTTGTTTGGCAGGCGAGTCTCACGTTCTCCGGAAAACCCTTCTTCAAAGCAAGTGTCGTTTCCATTTCGTTACGGGGAAGAAGATGTTCGTCCCCATCTTGGATAAGTATCCTACAGGTGGAACAACGTGCATTACCTCCACAAGCGTGTATATGAGGGATACCCGCATCCAAGGAAATTTCTAATAATGACTTGTTTAATTCGGAAGGTTCGAGGAAAACTTCCTTATCGTTTTCGAAAATTATTTTTATCATAAAGGAGATCGAATCCGGCGATCAATATTGGACCTTAGTCCTTGTTCATTTTAATTTCAGATGAAAACAATTAAAAGACCATTACTAAGACTTAAATACACGCAAGATAAGAATAAAAATATTCTTTGCTCCGAGCCGGAAATTCTTTTTTTCCACGTCTAATCCCAAGTTCTCCGAGTATCCGATCGTGAAAACCCAAGAAAATGGATCATCAGAAGAATCGCCCAAAAGATCGGTGATTTTATGCGTGGATGACGAATTGATCATTCTGCGAGGATTAAAGGAACAGCTCAAATCCGCCTTCGGAAAAAGTTATCAAATAGAAGCCGCAGATAGCGCGGAACTCGCCCTCCAAATTGTGGAGGAATGTAACCAGGCAGGGATCCATATCCCGGCGATATTGAGCGACCAAGTAATGCCGGGCATCAGGGGAGACGAGTTCCTGATCCGGATCCAAGAAACAAATCCGAACACCAAAAAGATCATGCTCACTGGACAGGCAAGTGCGGAGTCCGTGGGAAATGCACTGAACAAGGCGAACTTATATCGATATCTTTCCAAACCTTGGGACTCGAACGATCTACTCATGACGGTAAAGGAAGCGGTTCGTTCTTACGAGTCGGATATTTCTCTTTTTGAACTGAATAAAAAATTGGAAGAGGCCCTTCTCTATAATCGAGACTCAGGTCTTCCTAATTTGGAATCCTTAAGGAGAAGATTGGATCTTGCCACGGAAGAAAGGGAAGATTCTCTTCTAGCGTTGATACGTATAGAGTCCACTTCCTTGACCACAAGAGATTTTGGAGTTTCTCTCTATAAGGATTTAATGAAGAAGTTTCTGGACTCCATGAAATCCATCTTAGGGAACTACGGAGAAATTTTCCACGTATACGAGGACGAGGTCGCGATACTGTCCAAGGTGCAGGAAGAGGAGTTCCTACCGCATCTGATCGCATTTAGGATCCTTCTCCGTTCCGATTATTTTACCGCTTCCGGGATTTCTTTCCGGATCAATGCAACCATAGCCACTGCAGGTGGAAAAAAAGATCTGTACTATAAGGCGAGACTAGCGCTTGTTAAAGCAAGCCAAGAGCCCGAGTTCGATTCCGAAGCGGGGATCTATTCGTATTCAGAGAAGATGGACGATCAGGATCTGTACAAGATCAATATGGATCTGGGTAAAAGACTGAATCAGGCAATCCATTCCGGCAACATAGTGCCATATTTCCAAGGGATTATGGACAACCAAACCGGTAAGGTCGAAAAATTCGAGTGCCTGGCTCGGATCGTTGAAGACGGAAAAGTTTATGCTCCCGCAAGTTTTTTGTATCTGGCAAAATCCACCGGGCTCTTGAGAAGGATCAGTCCTATCCTTTTTGAAAAAGCGCTTAAAAAATTTTCTGATTCTACTTACTCATTTTCCATCAATCTTTCCGAGACAGAATTGGAAAGTCCAAGTTTTCCGAAATGGGCTTTGTCCAGAATGGAACATTATGGGATCAATCCTTCTAGAGTGACTTTTGAAATTTTAGAGACGGCAAGTTTTCATGGAAATCCGGAACGTCTGAAAGTGATCGCAGAATTGAAGGAGCTAGGTGCAAAAATTGCAATCGACGATTTCGGAGTAGAACATTCCAATTTTTCCAGATTATTGGAGATCCAGCCGGACTTTATCAAGATCGACGGAAAATTTATCCAATCCCTGGAGCGAAATCGGACCGCATTCATTTTAACTTCTGCCATCACAGAACTTGCTCACCGGATCGGAGCGAAAGTAGTCGCTGAATTCGTATCTACACCGGAGGAATTGAAAGTTGTACGTTCCCTGGGCATAGAATATTCGCAAGGTTACTTAATTATGCAGCCTTCTCCCGACATAACCCCGGTTTCGATAAAAATTATTGAATAGGTACTTCGGTCTATTTATTTCCAAGCGATCTTGTAACTCATTCTTTCGAGGATAAAGTCGAAAATTAGTTGCAATCATAATTTATAGAGTAAGTATCCTTGTTTTGCTCCGGATTTTGAACCGGGGTTTTACTGTTTTTGTTCGTCTAATTTATACGTTGGTACCGGGGGAGCGGTGGAGAAAGCGATTCTTTTTGTTGATGATGAAGCGCTCATTTTGATGAGTATGAAATCCCAAGTCAAAAGACATTTGGGAGATACTTATCGTTATGAGACGGCTCTAGATGCGTCCGAAGCGATGCAGATCATTGAAGAATTGGTAACAGAAGGAGTCAAGATCCTGATCGTAATTTCCGACTGGTTGATGCCAAATATCAAGGGGGACGAATTTTTACGGATCGTTCACCAGAGATATCCCGAAATCCAAAAGATCATCATTACTGGTCATGCCGATATCGCTTCCGTTGAAGCTTTAAAGAAAGAGATCAATTTATACAGTTACTTAAAAAAGCCTTGGGACGAAAAAGAACTAGTAACCACTATCACCTCAGCCCTTAAATAAACAGGGGGGCATAATGAGCCTTCGAACGCGCTTTTCTCTTTATTGCGCTATTGTTCTATTTGCGTTTTCGGTCCTACTAACTTTGTTGGTGGCTGCAGCCGCATATTATGATTCCAAAGTCTCCTCTCAGGAAGCAGCATTCGCAAAAGCGGAAGGGGCTTCCTTCGAAGTACGTAAAATTTTTTCCGAAGCAATTTCTAAAGTTGGAGACGCAAAAAGTCGTTGGGAGCATTCCCGTCCTTCCCGCGATTCCGTCGAAAAAGATCTATTGAATCTTTTTCAGAACGATAAAAGGTTTTTAGGAGCAGGCGCGGTCTTCGAAACAAATCTTTTTGACGGAAAGGATTCATCCTTTATCGGCCGTAAGGGTTCCAACTCCAAGGGAAGATTTGTCCCGTACTTTCACAGAAGTATCAAAAATCCGGATGAGATCAGCTTAGAAGAAAGTGTATATTATGATAATACGGACGAAAGCGGGAACTATTACCAGATCCCGAAAGCTACCTTAAGAGATTACGTAGGAGAACCGTATTTTTATCCGCTGGAAGGAGTGAATGTTTTTATGATCTCCTTGATCCGGCCAATCATCCGCCAAGGAAGATTTATAGGAATAGTCGGTTTGGATCTGAAACTTTCCGACCTGGAAGAAGAATTATTTTCGAAAAGACCGTTCGGAGGCGGCCATTTGGCATTGATCTCTCCTGGCGGAAAATATGCGGTTCATGGAGCGGATACGTTGCGGCAAGGGAAGGACGCAGGAACTCCTGAATTAAAGGATTCCATCCAAAGATCATTATCTTCAGGTCAACCTTTTGCCTATTTAGTAGAAGGTGGGAACTCCTACATATTCCCTTTCGGTATGGGAACATACGGAAAGAATTGGGCCATCGAGGTCTATGTTCCGGATTCCTATTTATGGAACGATCTTGGACCTATCATTCTAAGATGTTTATTCATCACATTCGCACTATTGCCGATATGTTTGTATTTTCTGGATAGGTTCTTCTGCAAATACGTAGTCGATGGATTATCCGCCGCTACTACTTTCGCGGATTCCCTGGGAGCCGGAAATTATTCCGCTCAAATCCCGATAAGGAACTTCCAAGACGAGATTCATCATCTTTTCGTAACATTGGAGAATATGAAGGAGAAGTTACTGGCCGCGATCGACCAACAGATCCGATCCGAAAAAATATTAAGAGAATCCGCAGAGATTTATTCACGTAACGAGATTATCCGGCTTCAAAAAGAAGAATTGGAAGTTGCATTAGGAGAATTAAAGACCGCTCAGGAAACCTTACTTAGGAACGAAAGGCTAACGGCGATAGGTAGGATTTCCGGTGCGGTCAGTCATCAGATCAATAATCCATTAGGTGCTATTGGAGCTTCTCGAGAGAATATTTCCTTTTATGTGAAAAGGATAACCGTTCTTCTTCCTTTTCTTTTCGAATATTTGAGCCGGGCGAGCGATCCTGAAAGGGAATTTTTTAACATCGCCTTGAAGAAAACATTAGAAAATCATAAAGAACAGATCGGTAAAAAGTTCAGAGAGACTAGACATTCTATCGAGGCTTTCTTAAAGCAGGAAGATATAGATAATGCGGGTGATAAGGCGGCCGTTGTTGCTGAGCTTGGATTCGTTGATTGTCCGGAATTCATTCTTCAATTATGCAGATGTTCCGAATGGGATCGTATATCCGAATTTCTAATGGCTGTTCGGGGGTTAGAGATCTCGGAAGAGGTAATCCATCGATCCACTGATAGAATGTATAAAATTGTGTCCGCATTGGAGACGTATTCCGGGATCGCAAAAGAAGATAAGGAAAGATGGGTCAAGGTTTCCGATACGATGGAAGTTGTGCTTGGAGTATACGAAGGAGCGGGTGGAAACCGAGTCACCGTAGAAAGAAATTACGTCTCGGAAGCTACTTTGAGATGTGTTCCCGAAGATTTAGTTAGGCTTTGGACCCAAGTCGTGGATAACGCTTACCAGGCTATGTCGGGGGAAGGAAAACTTAAGGTAAGTATCTATGATGCGGAATCCAAGGTAATCTGCGAGGTGGAAGATAGCGGCTCAGGTATTCCAAAAAATATCAGAGAAAAAGTGGGGGAAGTCCTATCTTCCGGAAAATCGGAAGGTGAAGGTGCAGGGATCGGACTTGCCGTTGCCGCATCCATTTCTAAAAAATACGGGGGAAGCTGGGATTGGGAAAGTAAACCCGGATGCACTATCTTTCGCTTTTCCTTTCCCAAATCGGAATAAAATATAGTCTTTTGGGCTTTAACTATGAGTATTAGATACAGAATTTCACTTTACTTATCGATTGTACTTTTGACCGGTTCTTTCGTTCTGGCAGGTATCAATTCGTTTTCCTCTTATTTTAGTTTAAAGTCACAGGTGGATTCAGGATCTACCATGGCCGGCAAACGTTATGAATATGAAATTTCGAACTTTTTGAATTCCGTTTTGGGTTCTTTGAGAGGTTTTCAATTCATGCTGGAAACTACTCATCCCTCTCGTGAGGAAATGGTCGCTTCTCTCAAAAAGTTAGCCGAAACCGATACTCATTTTTTTGGAACTTGGGTTTTATACGAACCTAACGGCTTCGATGGACAGGACGCCCGATATAAAAATACTCCTTACCACGATGCGACCGGTAGATTTATTCCGTATTGGAATCGAGCAACCGGAGATTTAAAGATCACATTCGCAGAATCGTACGATGTGGATGATACGATCAGCTTTTATTATCGAATTCCGAAGAAGACCCAAAAAGATTTTATTTCCGATCCTTATGTGTATTCCGTAAGCGGAAAAGATGTACTGATGGTTTCGATGGTGAAGCCGATCCTACGGAACGGAAAATTTGTAGGGACTGTCGGAACGGACATCGCTATGGAGAATTTACAGGAACTTTTGGGACCGATCCGGCCGTTTAGGGGAGAAGGTTACCTGGCATTGGTTTCGCCTGAAGGATTTTATGCCGCAAATGGAGGAGATCCTTCCTTAGTGGGAAAGGTGATCCCGGAAGAAAATATCCTTGCGCAAGTAAAAGAACTAAGTTTGAAAGGTGAGGATTTTCAGATCAAGGGTGCGGGGCATACTAGATATTTTTTCCCGTTTTTATTAGGAAATTATGATAAACCTTGGGCAGTGGAAGTGTCGATCCCGGATTCGATCTTCTGGTCGGATATGAGAGGAGTGATCTTACAGACGATCTTGTCGTCTTTGGTGATCATGGTGGTGATCCTGATCATTCTGAACTTGATCTTTAACCGACTGATTACCTCCGGCTTATTAGAAGCGATCGGTTTTTCGGAGAAAATAGCGGAAGGAGATCTGACGTCGCATATGGATATATCGAGAGAGGATGAGATAGGTAAGCTTCTCAAGTCCATGGATCTAATGAAGGTGAATCTTTCCAGGATCATTCTTGATATCAAAACATCTTCCACAAAATTGAATAACACCTCGGACCAAATGGCGGAGTCGAGTCGTAACTTCTCGGATGTTGCGCAGGCTCAGGCTT is from Leptospira sp. WS58.C1 and encodes:
- a CDS encoding EAL domain-containing protein, whose amino-acid sequence is MKTQENGSSEESPKRSVILCVDDELIILRGLKEQLKSAFGKSYQIEAADSAELALQIVEECNQAGIHIPAILSDQVMPGIRGDEFLIRIQETNPNTKKIMLTGQASAESVGNALNKANLYRYLSKPWDSNDLLMTVKEAVRSYESDISLFELNKKLEEALLYNRDSGLPNLESLRRRLDLATEEREDSLLALIRIESTSLTTRDFGVSLYKDLMKKFLDSMKSILGNYGEIFHVYEDEVAILSKVQEEEFLPHLIAFRILLRSDYFTASGISFRINATIATAGGKKDLYYKARLALVKASQEPEFDSEAGIYSYSEKMDDQDLYKINMDLGKRLNQAIHSGNIVPYFQGIMDNQTGKVEKFECLARIVEDGKVYAPASFLYLAKSTGLLRRISPILFEKALKKFSDSTYSFSINLSETELESPSFPKWALSRMEHYGINPSRVTFEILETASFHGNPERLKVIAELKELGAKIAIDDFGVEHSNFSRLLEIQPDFIKIDGKFIQSLERNRTAFILTSAITELAHRIGAKVVAEFVSTPEELKVVRSLGIEYSQGYLIMQPSPDITPVSIKIIE
- a CDS encoding ArsR/SmtB family transcription factor, whose translation is MNLRRDVFQAIADPTRRAILLMVASQAMTAGAIASNFDTARPTVSKHLQILTECELLNQEQNGREIYYQLNLNKMKEIADFIEPFRKMWDDRFDKLESVMKKYRSRK
- a CDS encoding response regulator, with translation MEKAILFVDDEALILMSMKSQVKRHLGDTYRYETALDASEAMQIIEELVTEGVKILIVISDWLMPNIKGDEFLRIVHQRYPEIQKIIITGHADIASVEALKKEINLYSYLKKPWDEKELVTTITSALK
- a CDS encoding DoxX family protein; amino-acid sequence: MRNKVIYWIATAWLSLGMVSTGIVQIIQMKEEADMFAHLGYPAYLMIILGVWKLLGVIAVIVPKYPLVKEWAYAGFFFTMSGAVFSHFAAGDGAKEYFGPVLLLVLTIVSWYFRPTDRKIPSV
- a CDS encoding SRPBCC domain-containing protein codes for the protein MEKKTKIDAEDGKQELLITREFDLPLDLLFKAHIEPEIVEEWMGTKVIKLEGKKHGSWQYETTDPYGNKHGFNGVIHEFVPNQKITRTFEMENSPFPPQLEFLEFEKLGEEKSKLTMHIVFKSVALRDQLLKLPFAQGINMAHNRLQEVVNKLK
- a CDS encoding YdeI/OmpD-associated family protein; the protein is MNPKVDFFFNKAKQWKEEYEALRKIALALGLTEELKWGQPCYTYQNNNIVLIHGFKEYCAFLFFKGALLKDPNGILVQQTKNVQSARQIRFTNVKEIDKLKTALKAYIKNAIEVEKSGQKVNFKKTKEFDMPEEFLSKLEESPDLRSAFESLTPGRQRGYLLYFSSAKQSKTREARIEKYIPHILKGKGLDD
- a CDS encoding DUF1801 domain-containing protein, whose amino-acid sequence is MIKKKVSAKKKAPTKTSMNKSPKFKKAGAKKSTGMRNSGKKEPILLSGGNPQIAKGYGDGPVQEYIAAMPGWKKEIGRKLDELIVRTVPHVSKAVKWNSPLYGIEGHGWFLGVHVFAKYVKIAFFKGASLKPMPPGSSKVPGTRYLDIREEDGIDEAQLSSWIKQASELPGEKL
- a CDS encoding peroxidase family protein encodes the protein MIKIIFENDKEVFLEPSELNKSLLEISLDAGIPHIHACGGNARCSTCRILIQDGDEHLLPRNEMETTLALKKGFPENVRLACQTKTSGDVVLRRLVIDEADKALASTFSDLISGIEKPVAILFSDIRGFTGFSESHLPYDVIHILNRYFYRMGDKVLKYGGIIDKYIGDGLMAIFGLEDPDPLRANLNAIRSALEMRAELESLNTYLQNHLGSEFEIGIGINYGTAILGKLGHPLNMSFTAIGDTVNSASRIETTTKKADAKILISQKVYESVKDRIQKGRSFETKLKGKTGNYRVHEVLGTKNNCEGSVWQETGYRIWDKIDPTEVGAWLRMVFHAASIFSADGEWLGLEGSIRFPTIMNDENNRGVAKQIEEIIHLKEEMEEEGRKNVPSFADMVALSGALALQKAGGPQVHILPGRQDSNYPAGRMLMPVDSPDVKDSLNYFSMMGFSARDTVLLLGVHTLGWHSKGSFTETPNIFNNHYFRDLLLDGGARMLASDRALLGSEETKRMVMEYALNESLFFKDFQGLYQRLVEQKRLEES
- the hisC gene encoding histidinol-phosphate transaminase, with product MRFLPALDKIPAYEAGKPIELVVREYGISPDKVLKLASNENPYGVSPKVSETIKEAVYKMPLYPDDSYKALKDALAKVHGVDAKNVIQGNGSDQIFDFATRSVLSPGDKILQNGKTFSMYSIYAGQCGAETIQTDSELHDLDQFLDLYKKHSPKIIFICSPCNPIGDALDKADIYTFLQNISSETMVVLDAAYMEFGKTRDPKKEIQAADVISKFPNVLYTNTFSKIYGLGGMRIGYGIASEEMIRAFYKLRPPFNVSQLSQLAAATALSDREFVENYLKANLKEMIRYEKFAEKKGLFYFESYANFITIKLDKAKLDSTQTFETLLKEGIILRNLKSYGLNALRITIGRPEQNDRVLERLSELL
- a CDS encoding ATP-binding protein; this encodes MSLRTRFSLYCAIVLFAFSVLLTLLVAAAAYYDSKVSSQEAAFAKAEGASFEVRKIFSEAISKVGDAKSRWEHSRPSRDSVEKDLLNLFQNDKRFLGAGAVFETNLFDGKDSSFIGRKGSNSKGRFVPYFHRSIKNPDEISLEESVYYDNTDESGNYYQIPKATLRDYVGEPYFYPLEGVNVFMISLIRPIIRQGRFIGIVGLDLKLSDLEEELFSKRPFGGGHLALISPGGKYAVHGADTLRQGKDAGTPELKDSIQRSLSSGQPFAYLVEGGNSYIFPFGMGTYGKNWAIEVYVPDSYLWNDLGPIILRCLFITFALLPICLYFLDRFFCKYVVDGLSAATTFADSLGAGNYSAQIPIRNFQDEIHHLFVTLENMKEKLLAAIDQQIRSEKILRESAEIYSRNEIIRLQKEELEVALGELKTAQETLLRNERLTAIGRISGAVSHQINNPLGAIGASRENISFYVKRITVLLPFLFEYLSRASDPEREFFNIALKKTLENHKEQIGKKFRETRHSIEAFLKQEDIDNAGDKAAVVAELGFVDCPEFILQLCRCSEWDRISEFLMAVRGLEISEEVIHRSTDRMYKIVSALETYSGIAKEDKERWVKVSDTMEVVLGVYEGAGGNRVTVERNYVSEATLRCVPEDLVRLWTQVVDNAYQAMSGEGKLKVSIYDAESKVICEVEDSGSGIPKNIREKVGEVLSSGKSEGEGAGIGLAVAASISKKYGGSWDWESKPGCTIFRFSFPKSE